In the genome of Raphanus sativus cultivar WK10039 chromosome 4, ASM80110v3, whole genome shotgun sequence, one region contains:
- the LOC108830365 gene encoding protein SLOW GREEN 1, chloroplastic: MSSIGVYALSSPAKFHRRREKAQTFTPTHFPNPNGFPSPWRKSRPFSPKLSQSLNFASPSSHLPLIRSSPSPPSSKGFLQTLARKAAVLLVGSFVLLLGFSSSKPALALPTASTASSQSEEEEMFEKVLEREPENMEAMKAVLYKKMRRGKTEDAVKYVEKLIKLEPREVEWKLLEALCYETMGQLSKAKRLFKDILKDNPLLIRALHGLAMVMHKSHDDSSVFDMLNEAMEVARRGNRVTEERNIQVLIGQMHIVKGQFEESLKIFQEMVNDNPRDFRPYLCQGIVYSLMDRKEEADQQFEIYWSLVPEEFPQKGFLDDVALAAQAKSRERLQNTFKAKFTHGK, encoded by the exons ATGAGTTCAATCGGAGTATATGCCCTCTCTTCTCCGGCTAAATTTCACCGTCGCCGGGAAAAAGCTCAGACTTTTACTCCGACCCACTTCCCTAATCCAAATGGGTTTCCATCTCCGTGGAGAAAGTCTCGACCTTTCTCTCCCAAACTCTCCCAATCCCTCAATTTCGCTTCTCCCTCTTCACACCTCCCTCTCATACGCTCCTCGCCGTCTCCTCCTTCTTCCAAGGGTTTCCTCCAGACTCTAGCGAGAAAAGCCGCGGTTCTGCTCGTCGGATCGTTTGTCCTCCTGCTAGGATTCTCTTCTTCCAAACCTGCTTTAGCGCTGCCCACTGCGAGTACCGCGAGCTCTCAATCGGAGGAAGAAGAAATGTTCGAGAAGGTTCTGGAAAGAGAACCGGAGAACATGGAGGCGATGAAGGCTGTTTTGTATAAGAAGATGAGGAGAGGGAAGACAGAAGACGCTGTCAAGTACGTCGAGAAGCTGATTAAGTTAGAGCCTCGTGAAGTTGAGTGGAAGCTTCTTGAAGCGCTTTGCTACGAGACGATGGGACAGTTGAGCAAAGCTAAGAGATTGTTTAAGGATATTCTCAAAGATAACCCTCTTCTCATCAGAGCTTTGCAC GGTCTAGCTATGGTAATGCACAAGTCTCATGACGACTCTTCTGTCTTTGATATGTTGAATGAAGCTATGGAAGTTGCTCGACGAGGAAACCGAGTGACCGAGGAGAGAAACATTCAAGTCTTGATCGGCCAAATGCATATTGTCAAG GGTCAATTTGAAGAAAGTCTAAAGATATTTCAAGAGATGGTGAATGATAACCCTCGAGATTTTAGACCATACCTTTGCCAG GGAATAGTGTATAGCTTGATGGATAGAAAAGAGGAAGCAGATCAGCAGTTTGAGATCTATTGGAGTCTTGTACCTGAAGAATTCCCACAAAAGGGGTTTCTTGATGATGTTGCGTTGGCTGCTCAAGCCAAATCCCGAGAACGACTCCAAAACACTTTCAAAGCTAAATTTACTCACGGGAAGTAG
- the LOC108830373 gene encoding probable WRKY transcription factor 13 isoform X2, whose translation MGTINQGISLFDEPQNIINPNNTNHLFFSFPNQTLSSSSSSSSSSPSSLVSPFQSHHSLNSFLHNNSSSFVIHPQDPINLMANLPETLISISSLSSPKHRDFHDSIVNLDHHRLTGGIISSQRPSLDPWAWSSQAGYGYTKKNNHVSEIDDGVGEGGGINDHQHHETPPRHKHTMKLLGVVPTLKMKKLKTRRKVREPRFCFKTLSDVDILDDGYRWRKYGQKVVKNTQHPRCTQEKCRVKKRVERLADDPRMVITTYEGRHLHSPSNHLDDDSHSSSHHSRLSNFFW comes from the exons ATGGGTACGATAAACCAAGGAATAAGCTTGTTTGATGAACCACAAAACATTATAAACCCTAACAATACTAAccatctctttttctctttcccAAATCAAACAttatcttcatcatcttcatcgtcttcatcttctccttcttctcttgtGTCTCCATTTCAAAGTCATCACTCCTTAAACTCCTTCCTTCACAATAATTCATCTTCCTTTGTTATTCACCCTCAAGATCCAATCAATCTCATGGCGAATCTTCCGGAAACTCTAATCTCGATCTCTTCTTTATCTTCACCAAAGCATAGGGATTTTCATGATAGTATTGTTAATCTTGATCATCATCGTCTTACCGGTGGTATAATATCATCTCAAAGACCCTCTTTAGATCCATG GGCATGGAGTAGTCAAGCAGGATACGGATACACCAAGAAAAACAACCATGTAAgcgagattgatgatggtgttggTGAAGGTGGTGGTATTAATGATCATCAACATCATGAAACTCCTCCTCGTCATAAGCATACCATGAAGCTGTTAGGAGTAGTGCCTACcctgaagatgaagaagcttAAGACAAGAAGAAAAGTGAGGGAGCCTCGGTTTTGCTTCAAGACACTAAGCGATGTTGACATCTTAGATGATGGATATAGATGGAGAAAATATGGCCAGAAAGTTGTCAAGAACACTCAACATCCCAG ATGCACACAAGAAAAGTGTAGGGTGAAGAAGAGAGTGGAGAGATTAGCAGATGATCCAAGAATGGTAATCACTACTTACGAAGGAAGACATCTTCACTCTCCTTCAAATCATCTCGACGACGACTCTCACTCCTCCTCTCACCACTCTCGGCTCTCCAACTTCTTCTGGTGA
- the LOC108830373 gene encoding probable WRKY transcription factor 13 isoform X1 — MGTINQGISLFDEPQNIINPNNTNHLFFSFPNQTLSSSSSSSSSSPSSLVSPFQSHHSLNSFLHNNSSSFVIHPQDPINLMANLPETLISISSLSSPKHRDFHDSIVNLDHHRLTGGIISSQRPSLDPWAWSSQAGYGYTKKNNHVSEIDDGVGEGGGINDHQHHETPPRHKHTMKLLGVVPTLKMKKLKTRRKVREPRFCFKTLSDVDILDDGYRWRKYGQKVVKNTQHPRSYYRCTQEKCRVKKRVERLADDPRMVITTYEGRHLHSPSNHLDDDSHSSSHHSRLSNFFW, encoded by the exons ATGGGTACGATAAACCAAGGAATAAGCTTGTTTGATGAACCACAAAACATTATAAACCCTAACAATACTAAccatctctttttctctttcccAAATCAAACAttatcttcatcatcttcatcgtcttcatcttctccttcttctcttgtGTCTCCATTTCAAAGTCATCACTCCTTAAACTCCTTCCTTCACAATAATTCATCTTCCTTTGTTATTCACCCTCAAGATCCAATCAATCTCATGGCGAATCTTCCGGAAACTCTAATCTCGATCTCTTCTTTATCTTCACCAAAGCATAGGGATTTTCATGATAGTATTGTTAATCTTGATCATCATCGTCTTACCGGTGGTATAATATCATCTCAAAGACCCTCTTTAGATCCATG GGCATGGAGTAGTCAAGCAGGATACGGATACACCAAGAAAAACAACCATGTAAgcgagattgatgatggtgttggTGAAGGTGGTGGTATTAATGATCATCAACATCATGAAACTCCTCCTCGTCATAAGCATACCATGAAGCTGTTAGGAGTAGTGCCTACcctgaagatgaagaagcttAAGACAAGAAGAAAAGTGAGGGAGCCTCGGTTTTGCTTCAAGACACTAAGCGATGTTGACATCTTAGATGATGGATATAGATGGAGAAAATATGGCCAGAAAGTTGTCAAGAACACTCAACATCCCAG GAGCTATTATAGATGCACACAAGAAAAGTGTAGGGTGAAGAAGAGAGTGGAGAGATTAGCAGATGATCCAAGAATGGTAATCACTACTTACGAAGGAAGACATCTTCACTCTCCTTCAAATCATCTCGACGACGACTCTCACTCCTCCTCTCACCACTCTCGGCTCTCCAACTTCTTCTGGTGA
- the LOC130511942 gene encoding uncharacterized protein LOC130511942: MSVFKLPKDLCDRLTSAMTEYWWSSGSNKKKISWVAWQKLCKHKEEGGLGFHDISTFNQSLLAKQAWRILNNPSSLVARVLKSKYWKNGDFMNCGLGTRPSFAWRSIIHGRELLAKGMVMKIGDGMATKVWSDNWIIDPLPRPPMYHPEADIPSHTVRRSFVEDDANRILSMRIDRHKSDTWGWGFTKDGVYTSRSGYKLLASSQAQSSPHTRSLPPVEKKLWRSIWKLHTSPKIRHFIWRALSGALAVADQLRSRGIPVDATCKLCGTDRETICHTLFLCPQAHEVWRAAHLPLPPAGFSSNSVFLNIHYLLACTRRKELPLSLKRSIPWLLWHIWKARNSLIFEKIRLYPDDIADKADEDSKLWFDVNFPASDDSRAPPVSTSSAPSWSAPSSGMLKCNIGASWIDGALNCGASWIIRNSKGEATIHSRRSFSAIQSREEAELHALLWAIDSAYSLKLDNVIFESSFMLARASVQNRSSPVSLDIISRFQQMNSWSLDYVVPARNSIALQIADSVISGSRHQSYVARAGPRWLQQAIAAEASVSTLRLLSLR; encoded by the exons ATGTCTGTTTTCAAGCTCCCTAAAGACCTCTGCGACAGACTCACAAGCGCCATGACTGAGTATTGGTGGAGCAGTGGCtctaataaaaagaaaatctcTTGGGTAGCTTGGCAAAAATTATGCAAGCACAAAGAGGAAGGTGGGCTTGGGTTTCATGACATCAGTACTTTTAACCAGTCATTGTTGGCGAAGCAAGCTTGGCGCATACTCAACAACCCCTCCTCTCTGGTTGCAAGAGTTCTGAAGAGCAAATACTGGAAAAATGGTGATTTCATGAACTGTGGTTTAGGCACAAGACCCTCTTTTGCTTGGAGAAGTATTATTCATGGCAGAGAGCTTCTAGCTAAAGGAATGGTCATGAAGATTGGAGATGGAATGGCAACAAAAGTCTGGTCAGATAACTGGATCATTGATCCACTGCCGAGACCTCCTATGTACCATCCTGAAGCAGACATTCCCTCTCAT ACAGTAAGAAGATCCTTTGTGGAAGATGATGCAAATCGTATTCTCTCCATGAGAATAGATCGCCACAAATCAGATACTTGGGGCTGGGGCTTCACTAAAGATGGCGTCTACACGTCAAGGAGCGGCTACAAACTCTTGGCCTCATCTCAGGCTCAAAGCTCTCCTCATACTCGTAGTCTTCCTCCGGTGGAAAAGAAGCTTTGGAGAAGCATCTGGAAATTGCACACATCACCTAAAATCCGCCATTTCATCTGGCGTGCTCTTTCTGGAGCTTTAGCAGTTGCTGACCAACTGAGATCGAGAGGGATACCGGTAGACGCTACCTGCAAATTATGTGGAACAGACAGGGAAACTATTTGCCATACGCTTTTCTTGTGTCCACAAGCACATGAAGTATGGAGAGCCgctcatcttcctcttcctccagcAGGTTTCTCAAGCAACTCTGTCTTTTTGAACATTCACTATCTGCTTGCGTGCACCAGACGGAAGGAgctccctctctctctcaagcGCTCCATCCCTTGGTTGTTGTGGCATATTTGGAAAGCTAGGAACTCTTTGATTTTTGAGAAAATCCGGCTCTATCCAGATGATATTGCTGACAAAGCTGACGAAGACAGTAAGCTATGGTTTGATGTCAATTTCCCCGCATCTGATGACTCTAGGGCTCCCCCTGTAAGCACATCGTCGGCTCCCTCCTGGTCTGCTCCCTCCTCTGGAATGTTAAAGTGTAACATTGGAGCTTCCTGGATCGATGGAGCTCTTAATTGTGGTGCATCCTGGATCATAAGAAACAGCAAAGGTGAGGCCACCATCCACAGCAGGCGCTCTTTTTCTGCAATCCAAAGCAGAGAAGAGGCAGAGCTCCATGCTCTGTTGTGGGCTATTGACAGCGCCTACTCTTTGAAACTGGATAATGTTATCTTTGAGTCTTCCTTCATGTTGGCTAGAGCAAGTGTTCAAAACAGGTCTTCTCCTGTATCACTTGATATCATCTCGCGGTTTCAACAAATGAACTCTTGGAGTCTTGATTATGTTGTACCTGCAAGGAACTCCATAGCTCTACAGATAGCAGATAGTGTCATCTCTGGATCGCGACACCAGTCTTATGTAGCTCGAGCTGGTCCTCGATGGCTCCAACAAGCGATTGCAGCTGAAGCTTCTGTTTCTACCCTACGTCTTTTATCGTTGCGTTGA
- the LOC108830372 gene encoding uncharacterized protein LOC108830372, translating into MERQQQGKGKEKAWVIWNISMCPIPDGVDPRVMGTTIQKALESAGHVRRYDQISITAFGNNLIQKQDVTRKLYSTGKISLMHGTEYQTQLLIWSQRNRPPATMMIIDSHERLGVGWLASTLSNLKDEGYTILLAYPQCDGIAKPLPRSYSKQWYWQDLVSDEQKTITSLDLKEDCYERNIVFCSLCYFESQIFEDLPTHLKTEGHAYSEWNHSCDDSVDWLNLANLHLGRSEEWDFRAAEDFFTRLLFKYGDHPDPVDLINQNKELDILAARKLLTHLREKYGVNPGYLVTCWFEDLYESEEE; encoded by the exons ATGGAGAGGCAACAGCAAGGGAAAGGGAAGGAGAAAGCGTGGGTGATATGGAATATCAGCATGTGCCCGATTCCGGATGGTGTTGATCCTCGTGTGATGGGTACGACAATACAAAAGGCGTTGGAAAGTGCAGGCCACGTCCGCCGCTATGATCAGATCTCCATCACCGCCTTTGGCAACAACCTGATACAAAAGCAAGACGTCACGAGGAAGCTCTATTCTACTGGAAAAATTTCTCTTATGCATGGCACCG AATATCAAACGCAACTCTTAATTTGGTCCCAAAGAAATCGTCCTCCGGCTACTATGATGATCATAGACAGTCATGAGCGACTGGGAGTGGGATGGTTAGCTTCTACACTTTCGAACCTTAAAGATGAGGGATacacaattcttcttgcatATCCTCAATGTGACGGCATTGCCAAACCCTTGCCACGTTCCTATTCTAAACAGTGGTATTGGCAAGACTTAGTGTCTG ATGAACAAAAGACAATAACAAGCCTTGATCTTAAGGAAGATTGTTATGAAAGGAATATTGTATTCTGCTCATTATGCTATTTTGAATCCCAAATCTTTGAAGATTTACCCACCCATCTCAAGACTGAAGGACATGCATATTCT GAGTGGAACCACTCTTGTGATGATAGTGTGGACTGGCTGAACCTTGCTAACTTGCACCTTGGTCGATCAGAG GAGTGGGACTTTAGGGCGGCTGAAGATTTCTTTACCCGTTTATTGTTCAAGTACGGGGACCACCCCGACCCTGTTGATCTGATTAATCAGAATAAG GAGTTGGACATTCTGGCGGCTCGAAAATTGCTTACCCATTTAAGGGAAAAGTACGGCGTCAATCCCGGCTACCTTGTGACCTGCTG GTTTGAAGACTTATATGAATCTGAAGAAGAATAA